Proteins from a genomic interval of Mycolicibacterium grossiae:
- a CDS encoding inositol monophosphatase family protein has protein sequence MAMDQADLGALVRAASSILDEAAGPFVAGHRADSAVAKKGNDFATEVDLAIERQVVEALQEATGIGVHGEEFGGADLDSHLVWVLDPIDGTFNYAAGLPMAGILLGLLRDGEPVAGLTWLPFTDQRYTAVVGEPLYANGVAQPTLTESDLADCIVATGSFNIASRGRFPGPYRVAVLERLSRKCSRIRMHGATGVDFAYVAAGVLGGAISFGHHVWDHAAGVALVRAAGGVVTDLEGAPWTPSSLSALAGEPGVHAEILEIVASAGSPEDYR, from the coding sequence ATGGCGATGGATCAGGCCGATCTCGGCGCACTGGTGCGCGCGGCGTCGTCGATCCTCGACGAGGCCGCGGGCCCGTTCGTGGCCGGCCACCGTGCCGACTCCGCGGTGGCGAAGAAGGGCAACGACTTCGCGACCGAGGTCGACCTCGCGATCGAGCGGCAGGTCGTCGAGGCGCTGCAGGAGGCCACCGGGATCGGCGTGCACGGCGAGGAGTTCGGCGGCGCCGACCTCGACTCGCACCTGGTGTGGGTGCTCGACCCGATCGACGGCACCTTCAACTACGCCGCGGGGCTCCCCATGGCGGGGATCCTGCTGGGCCTGCTGCGCGACGGTGAGCCGGTGGCGGGGCTGACGTGGCTGCCGTTCACCGACCAGCGCTACACCGCCGTCGTGGGAGAACCGTTGTACGCCAACGGCGTCGCGCAGCCCACGTTGACCGAGTCGGACCTCGCCGACTGCATCGTCGCGACCGGGTCGTTCAACATCGCCTCGCGCGGCCGCTTCCCGGGTCCCTACCGGGTGGCGGTTCTCGAGCGGCTCAGCCGCAAGTGTTCGCGCATTCGCATGCACGGCGCCACTGGCGTCGACTTCGCCTACGTCGCGGCGGGTGTCCTGGGCGGCGCCATCAGCTTCGGCCACCACGTGTGGGACCACGCGGCGGGCGTCGCGCTGGTCCGCGCGGCGGGCGGCGTCGTGACCGATCTCGAGGGCGCGCCGTGGACGCCCTCGTCGCTGTCCGCGCTGGCGGGGGAGCCCGGCGTGCATGCCGAGATCCTCGAGATCGTCGCCTCGGCCGGCTCGCCGGAGGACTACCGGTGA
- a CDS encoding HNH endonuclease signature motif containing protein, with protein sequence MSTATSTSVSPGERLEALFDRLAELTGQRNVIDGAIVDVVAEIDREGLCGMTGARSVPALVAWKTGVSPRNAETVVAVARRSAEFPRCTAGLRDGRVSLDQVGVIAEQAADGSDEHYAPLVEVATVTQLRTAVKLEPRPPRPTPDPKRSIGKTSDETSCTWRITLPHDEAAVVDAAVASHLDRLVTEWKHDHADGADDRSDGAGGAPPMPNTVDAFLAVVAAGWDSEVAARPHGQRTTVVVHVDVDRRVGSLHLGPVLSDADRRHLTCDATFEAWFERDGRPIGCGRETRQISRRLRRALEHRDRCCVVPGCGATRGLHAHHVVHWEDGGPTDLDNLVLVCPYHHRAHHRGLIVISGPAEHLSVADADGTALHDQALARTPTEPPPDVPPCPGPTGERAQWWWYQPFEPRPPNPE encoded by the coding sequence ATGTCCACCGCCACCTCGACTTCGGTGTCTCCGGGTGAGCGGTTGGAGGCGTTGTTCGATCGGTTGGCGGAGCTGACGGGGCAACGCAATGTGATCGATGGCGCGATCGTGGACGTCGTCGCCGAGATCGACCGCGAGGGCCTGTGTGGCATGACCGGCGCGAGGTCGGTGCCGGCGTTGGTGGCGTGGAAGACCGGGGTGTCCCCGCGCAACGCCGAGACGGTGGTGGCCGTCGCCCGCCGTAGTGCCGAGTTCCCGCGCTGCACTGCGGGTTTGCGCGACGGGCGGGTGTCGCTGGATCAGGTGGGGGTGATCGCCGAGCAGGCCGCCGACGGGTCCGATGAGCACTACGCCCCGCTGGTCGAGGTCGCCACGGTGACCCAGCTGCGGACCGCGGTGAAACTCGAACCCCGCCCGCCGCGACCGACACCGGACCCGAAGCGGTCGATCGGCAAGACCAGCGACGAGACGTCGTGCACGTGGCGGATCACGCTGCCCCACGACGAGGCCGCGGTGGTCGACGCGGCGGTGGCGTCGCACCTGGATCGACTGGTCACCGAGTGGAAGCACGACCACGCCGACGGCGCAGACGACCGGTCCGACGGGGCTGGGGGTGCGCCGCCGATGCCGAACACGGTGGACGCGTTCCTGGCGGTGGTGGCCGCGGGCTGGGACAGTGAGGTGGCGGCGCGCCCGCATGGGCAGCGCACCACGGTGGTGGTGCACGTCGACGTCGACCGGCGGGTGGGGTCGCTGCACCTGGGTCCGGTGCTCTCCGACGCCGACCGCCGACACCTGACCTGTGATGCGACGTTCGAGGCGTGGTTCGAGCGCGATGGCCGTCCGATCGGGTGTGGGCGGGAGACGCGGCAGATCAGTCGCCGGCTGCGCCGGGCGTTGGAGCATCGGGACCGCTGCTGCGTGGTTCCCGGGTGTGGGGCGACCCGGGGGCTGCATGCCCATCACGTGGTGCACTGGGAGGACGGCGGGCCGACCGATCTGGACAACCTGGTGCTGGTGTGTCCGTATCATCACCGGGCGCATCACCGCGGGCTGATCGTCATCAGCGGGCCGGCCGAGCACCTCAGTGTCGCCGACGCCGACGGCACCGCCCTGCACGACCAAGCCCTGGCTCGAACACCCACCGAGCCGCCGCCGGACGTGCCGCCGTGTCCGGGACCGACCGGGGAACGCGCCCAATGGTGGTGGTATCAACCCTTCGAACCGCGACCGCCGAACCCGGAGTGA
- a CDS encoding peroxiredoxin: MTTIKRGDRVEDFELPDQSGAMRTLSGLLADGPVVLFFYPAAMTPGCTREACHFRDLAGEFAAVGATRVGISADAVAKQAQFADAQRFDYPLLSDADGDVASRFGVKRGLLGKLMPVKRVTFVIDTDRTVLEVIASEFSMDAHADKALQVLRQRQSA; the protein is encoded by the coding sequence ATGACGACGATCAAGCGGGGTGACCGCGTCGAGGACTTCGAGCTGCCCGATCAGAGCGGCGCGATGCGCACGCTCAGCGGTCTGCTCGCCGACGGACCGGTGGTGCTGTTCTTCTACCCGGCGGCCATGACTCCCGGGTGCACCAGGGAGGCCTGCCACTTCCGCGACCTCGCCGGCGAGTTCGCGGCCGTGGGCGCCACCCGGGTGGGCATCAGCGCCGACGCCGTGGCCAAGCAGGCGCAGTTCGCCGACGCGCAGCGCTTCGACTACCCGTTGCTCAGCGACGCCGACGGTGATGTCGCAAGCCGCTTCGGCGTCAAGCGCGGACTGCTCGGCAAGCTGATGCCGGTCAAGCGCGTGACGTTCGTCATCGACACCGACCGCACGGTGCTCGAGGTGATCGCCAGCGAGTTCAGCATGGACGCGCACGCCGACAAGGCGCTGCAGGTGCTCCGCCAACGCCAGTCGGCGTGA
- a CDS encoding ABC transporter ATP-binding protein: MTEHPTVLELADVTFRRDGKQIIDGISLTVHAGEHWALLGPNGAGKSTLLGFCAAQMFPTTGTVRVLESQLGRTDLAVLRRSIGHVNPRHRLQYPLTVREVVLTGITATVDTAARWTPSAAEVALADDLIATVGLVARADAVWPTLSQGERGRTLIARALISDPRLLLLDEPTTGLDVAAREQLLETLDALDDSHPEMASILVTHHLEELPTSTTHALLIAHGRTVASGAAREVVTTGHVSEAFEHPVTVGYAEGRWTARAKASRFV, translated from the coding sequence GTGACGGAACACCCGACCGTCCTGGAGCTGGCGGACGTCACGTTCCGCCGCGACGGCAAGCAGATCATCGACGGCATCTCGCTGACGGTGCACGCCGGCGAGCACTGGGCGCTGCTCGGCCCCAACGGTGCAGGCAAGAGCACGTTGCTCGGTTTCTGTGCGGCGCAAATGTTCCCCACGACGGGCACCGTGCGCGTGCTCGAGAGCCAGCTGGGGCGTACCGATCTCGCGGTGCTGCGCCGCTCGATCGGCCACGTCAACCCGCGGCACCGACTGCAATATCCGCTGACGGTGCGCGAGGTCGTGCTTACGGGCATCACCGCGACGGTCGATACGGCCGCCCGTTGGACGCCGAGCGCGGCCGAGGTGGCCCTGGCCGACGACCTCATCGCCACCGTGGGTCTCGTCGCGCGCGCGGACGCCGTGTGGCCCACGCTGTCCCAGGGCGAACGCGGCCGCACGTTGATTGCGCGGGCGCTGATCTCCGACCCCCGCCTGCTCCTGCTCGACGAGCCGACCACCGGCCTCGACGTGGCCGCCCGTGAGCAACTGCTGGAAACGCTGGACGCCCTGGATGATTCGCATCCCGAGATGGCGTCCATCCTCGTGACGCACCACCTCGAGGAATTGCCAACGTCTACGACTCACGCACTGCTGATTGCGCACGGTCGCACCGTGGCGAGCGGCGCGGCGCGGGAGGTCGTCACCACCGGTCACGTATCCGAGGCGTTCGAGCACCCCGTCACGGTCGGATACGCCGAAGGACGCTGGACGGCGCGCGCGAAGGCGTCGCGCTTCGTCTGA
- the hisB gene encoding imidazoleglycerol-phosphate dehydratase HisB: MNVPAPRRARVERTTKESDIVVEIDLDGTGKVDIATGVPFFDHMLTSLGSHASFDLTVHATGDVEIEGHHTVEDTAIVLGQALGQALGDKKGIRRFGDAFIPMDETLAHAAVDVSGRPYFVHTGEPEFMVHFTIAGSSAPYHTVINRHVFESLAYNARIALHVRTLYGRDPHHITEAEYKAVARALRQAVEPDPRVSGVPSTKGTL, translated from the coding sequence ATGAACGTGCCGGCCCCCCGCCGCGCGAGAGTCGAACGTACGACCAAGGAATCGGACATCGTCGTCGAGATCGACCTCGACGGCACCGGAAAGGTCGACATCGCCACCGGCGTCCCGTTCTTCGACCACATGCTGACGTCGCTGGGCAGCCACGCCAGCTTCGACCTCACGGTGCACGCCACCGGGGACGTCGAGATCGAGGGCCACCACACCGTGGAGGACACCGCGATCGTGCTCGGCCAGGCGCTCGGGCAGGCGCTCGGGGACAAGAAGGGCATCCGCCGCTTCGGTGACGCGTTCATCCCGATGGACGAGACGCTCGCACACGCCGCGGTGGACGTGTCCGGCCGGCCGTACTTCGTGCACACCGGGGAGCCGGAGTTCATGGTGCACTTCACGATTGCCGGGTCCAGCGCGCCCTACCACACCGTGATCAACCGGCACGTGTTCGAGTCGCTGGCGTACAACGCGCGCATCGCGCTGCACGTGCGGACCCTCTACGGCCGGGACCCGCACCACATCACCGAAGCCGAGTACAAGGCCGTGGCCCGCGCGCTGCGCCAGGCCGTCGAGCCGGATCCGCGGGTGAGTGGCGTGCCGTCGACCAAGGGCACGCTGTGA
- a CDS encoding LysE family transporter translates to MSWSLWLAFLGAAILIAVSPGAGAIQSMATGLTHGVRRGYWSILGLEVGLMLQLTLVALGLGAVVTRSVVAFNVIKWIGVAYLLYLAVRQWRSATRDLGEQLTGSGDRGRMALVTRGFLVNATNPKGLVFFLAVTPQFLVPGAPLLPQYLAIGVTMIVVDCVVMGLYTGLAARLLRWMHTPRQQTIVNRVFSGLFATAAVVLSLVRRAATA, encoded by the coding sequence ATGAGCTGGAGTCTGTGGTTGGCGTTCCTCGGTGCGGCGATCCTCATCGCGGTGTCACCGGGGGCCGGTGCCATCCAGTCGATGGCCACCGGCCTGACCCACGGCGTCCGGCGCGGCTACTGGAGCATCCTCGGCCTCGAGGTGGGGCTGATGTTGCAGCTGACCCTGGTCGCGCTGGGGCTGGGCGCCGTCGTCACGCGTTCGGTGGTCGCGTTCAACGTCATCAAGTGGATCGGTGTGGCGTACCTGCTGTACCTGGCGGTGCGGCAGTGGCGTTCGGCGACGCGGGACCTGGGCGAGCAGCTCACCGGTAGCGGCGACCGTGGGCGGATGGCGTTGGTCACTCGCGGATTCCTGGTCAACGCCACGAACCCCAAGGGGTTGGTGTTCTTCCTCGCGGTGACGCCGCAGTTCCTCGTGCCCGGCGCGCCGCTGCTGCCGCAGTATCTCGCCATCGGCGTGACGATGATCGTCGTCGACTGCGTCGTGATGGGCCTCTACACCGGCCTGGCGGCGCGGTTGCTGCGGTGGATGCACACGCCGCGTCAGCAGACCATCGTCAACCGGGTGTTCTCCGGACTCTTCGCCACCGCCGCCGTGGTGCTGTCGCTGGTGCGGCGCGCCGCGACCGCCTGA
- the hisF gene encoding imidazole glycerol phosphate synthase subunit HisF, with translation MNHHGDDGDRLAVRVIPCLDVDAGRVVKGVNFENLRDAGDPVELAAVYDAEGADELTFLDVTASSSGRATMLEVVRRTAEQVFIPLTVGGGVRSVEDVDTLLRAGADKVSVNTAAIARPDLLAELSRQFGSQCIVLSVDARTVPADATPTPSGWEVTTHGGRRGTGIDAVEWARRGAELGVGEILLNSMDADGTKAGFDIGMLRAVREAVTVPVIASGGAGAAAHFAPAVDAGADAVLAASVFHFKELSIGEVKAAMAAEGIVVR, from the coding sequence GTGAATCACCACGGCGACGACGGCGACCGACTCGCCGTCCGTGTCATCCCCTGCCTGGACGTCGACGCGGGCCGCGTGGTCAAGGGCGTCAACTTCGAGAATCTGCGCGACGCAGGCGATCCCGTCGAGCTGGCTGCCGTGTACGACGCGGAGGGCGCCGACGAGCTGACGTTCCTGGACGTGACCGCCTCGTCGTCCGGTCGCGCCACCATGCTGGAGGTGGTGCGCCGCACCGCCGAACAGGTCTTCATCCCGCTGACCGTCGGCGGCGGGGTGCGCTCCGTCGAGGACGTCGACACCCTGCTGCGCGCCGGTGCGGACAAGGTGTCGGTGAACACCGCCGCGATCGCACGGCCGGATCTCCTCGCCGAGCTGTCCCGGCAGTTCGGATCGCAGTGCATCGTGCTGTCCGTCGACGCGCGGACGGTGCCGGCGGATGCGACGCCGACGCCGTCCGGGTGGGAGGTCACCACGCACGGCGGCCGTCGCGGCACCGGCATCGACGCCGTCGAATGGGCCCGTCGCGGCGCCGAACTGGGCGTGGGGGAGATCCTGCTCAACTCCATGGACGCCGACGGGACCAAGGCGGGCTTCGACATCGGGATGCTGCGCGCGGTCCGCGAGGCCGTGACGGTGCCGGTGATCGCCAGCGGCGGCGCCGGGGCGGCCGCGCACTTCGCGCCCGCGGTCGACGCCGGTGCCGATGCGGTGCTCGCCGCGAGCGTCTTCCACTTCAAGGAGCTGTCGATCGGCGAGGTGAAGGCGGCGATGGCGGCGGAAGGGATCGTGGTGCGATGA
- the hisI gene encoding phosphoribosyl-AMP cyclohydrolase: protein MSALDTDIAKRLKRNAEGLFTAVVQERGSGDVLMVAWMDDDALARTLATREATYFSRSRQEQWVKGATSGHTQRVHSVRLDCDGDTVLLEVDQVGGACHTGDHSCFDADQLLAPE from the coding sequence ATGAGCGCGCTCGACACGGACATCGCGAAGCGGTTGAAGCGCAACGCCGAGGGACTGTTCACCGCGGTGGTGCAGGAGCGCGGCAGCGGCGATGTGCTGATGGTCGCATGGATGGACGACGACGCACTGGCCCGCACGCTCGCCACGCGGGAGGCGACGTACTTCTCGCGTTCGCGGCAAGAGCAGTGGGTGAAGGGCGCGACGTCCGGGCACACCCAGCGGGTGCACTCGGTGCGGTTGGACTGCGACGGCGACACGGTGCTGCTCGAGGTCGACCAGGTGGGCGGCGCGTGCCATACCGGCGACCACAGCTGCTTCGACGCCGATCAACTGCTCGCTCCGGAGTGA
- a CDS encoding histidinol-phosphate transaminase, giving the protein MTASGITLADLPLRENLRGKSPYGAPQLAVPVRLNTNENPHPPTQALVDDVAASVRDAAADLHRYPDRDAVLLRADLAAYVTAQTGVRVDTENLWAANGSNEILQQLLQAFGGPGRSAIGFVPSYSMHPIISDGTQTAWLEAARADDFGLDVEAAVAAIAERSPDVVFVASPNNPSGQSISLADLRRVLDAAPGVVIVDEAYGEFSSEPSAVHLLAEYPATLVVTRTMSKAFAFAGGRLGYLVADPAVIDALLLVRLPYHLSVVTQAAARAALRHADDTLGSVAVLIAERERVSNALRDMGFRVIPSDANFVLFGEFADAAATWQRYLDAGVLIRDVGIPGFLRATTGLVDENDVLLDVSATLAATELTATTSRLGAS; this is encoded by the coding sequence GTGACCGCGTCCGGCATCACGCTCGCCGACCTGCCGCTGCGGGAGAACCTGCGCGGCAAGTCGCCCTACGGCGCGCCGCAGCTGGCAGTGCCGGTGCGGCTCAACACGAACGAGAACCCGCACCCGCCGACGCAGGCCCTCGTCGACGACGTCGCCGCGTCGGTGCGCGACGCGGCGGCCGACCTGCACCGCTACCCGGACCGCGACGCGGTGCTGCTGCGTGCCGACCTGGCCGCCTACGTCACCGCTCAGACCGGTGTTCGGGTCGACACCGAGAACCTCTGGGCTGCCAACGGTTCGAACGAGATCCTGCAGCAGCTGCTGCAGGCGTTCGGCGGGCCTGGGCGCAGCGCGATCGGTTTCGTCCCGTCGTACTCGATGCACCCGATCATCTCCGACGGCACCCAGACCGCGTGGTTGGAGGCCGCCCGTGCCGACGACTTCGGCCTCGACGTCGAGGCGGCCGTCGCCGCGATCGCCGAGCGGTCGCCCGACGTGGTCTTCGTGGCCAGCCCCAACAACCCGTCGGGACAGAGCATCTCGCTCGCCGACCTGCGGCGCGTCCTCGACGCGGCGCCCGGTGTCGTGATCGTCGACGAGGCGTACGGCGAGTTCTCGTCCGAGCCCAGCGCGGTGCACCTGCTCGCCGAATATCCCGCCACGCTCGTCGTGACCCGCACGATGAGCAAGGCGTTCGCGTTCGCCGGCGGGCGGCTGGGGTATCTGGTCGCCGACCCCGCGGTGATCGACGCGCTGCTGCTGGTGCGGCTGCCGTATCACCTGTCGGTGGTCACCCAGGCCGCGGCCCGGGCCGCGCTGCGCCACGCCGACGACACGCTCGGCAGCGTCGCGGTGTTGATCGCCGAGCGCGAGCGCGTCTCGAATGCGTTGCGTGACATGGGCTTCCGCGTCATCCCGAGCGACGCGAACTTCGTCCTGTTCGGTGAGTTCGCCGATGCCGCGGCGACGTGGCAGCGCTACCTCGACGCCGGGGTCCTCATCCGCGACGTCGGCATTCCCGGGTTCCTGCGGGCCACCACCGGCCTGGTCGACGAGAACGACGTCCTGCTCGACGTCAGCGCCACGCTGGCCGCCACGGAACTGACCGCCACCACCAGCCGCCTAGGAGCATCATGA
- the priA gene encoding bifunctional 1-(5-phosphoribosyl)-5-((5-phosphoribosylamino)methylideneamino)imidazole-4-carboxamide isomerase/phosphoribosylanthranilate isomerase PriA — translation MPRTPLILLPAVDVVDGKAVRLVQGVAGSETDYGSALDAALGWQQDGAEWIHLVDLDAAFGRGSNRELLAEVIGKLDVAVELSGGIRDDESLSAALATGCARVNLGTAALENPQWCARMIAEHGDKVAVGLDVKIDSDHGGYRLRGRGWETDGGDLWEVLERLNGEGCSRYVVTDVGKDGTLKGPNLELLGGVADRTTAPVIASGGVSSIADLEAIATLTDRGVEGSIVGKALYAGRFTLPEALDAVSR, via the coding sequence GTGCCGAGAACACCATTGATTCTGCTGCCCGCCGTCGACGTGGTCGACGGGAAGGCCGTACGCCTGGTTCAGGGCGTCGCGGGCAGCGAGACCGACTACGGTTCGGCGCTCGACGCCGCGCTGGGCTGGCAGCAGGACGGCGCGGAGTGGATCCACCTCGTCGACCTCGACGCGGCGTTCGGCCGCGGCTCCAACCGCGAGCTGCTGGCCGAGGTGATCGGCAAGCTCGACGTCGCCGTCGAACTGTCGGGCGGCATCCGCGACGACGAGTCGCTGAGCGCCGCGCTCGCGACCGGGTGCGCGCGGGTCAATCTCGGTACCGCGGCGCTGGAGAATCCGCAGTGGTGCGCCCGCATGATCGCCGAGCACGGCGACAAGGTGGCCGTAGGCCTCGACGTGAAGATCGACTCCGACCACGGCGGGTACCGCCTCCGCGGGCGCGGCTGGGAGACCGACGGCGGTGACCTGTGGGAGGTCCTCGAGCGCCTGAACGGCGAGGGGTGTTCGCGCTACGTCGTCACCGACGTCGGCAAGGACGGCACGCTCAAGGGCCCCAACCTCGAACTGCTGGGCGGCGTCGCGGATCGGACCACGGCCCCGGTGATCGCGTCCGGCGGGGTGTCGAGCATCGCCGATCTCGAGGCGATCGCCACGCTCACCGACCGCGGGGTCGAGGGCTCGATCGTCGGAAAGGCGTTGTACGCCGGGCGGTTCACGTTGCCGGAAGCCCTCGACGCGGTCAGCCGGTAG
- the hisD gene encoding histidinol dehydrogenase, which translates to MPRIDLRGDELSVARLRAVLPRGGVDVDSVLPTVRPIVDAVVERGAEAALEYGERFDGLRPAAVRVPVDALHAALTALDGDIRAALEVSIERARAVHADQRRTDTTTTLGPGATVTERWVPVARVGLYVPGGNAVYPSSVVMNVVPAQIAGVDSLVIASPPQHDPAGEFHGLPHPTILAAAALLGVDEVWAVGGAQAVALLAYGGTDTDGGALAPVDMITGPGNIYVTAAKRICRSAVGIDAEAGPTEIAILADHSADPVHVAADLISQAEHDEMAASVLVTTSEDLAAAADAEVAAQVATTRHRDRVTTALTGRQSAIVLVDDVDAGLKVIDAYAAEHLEIQTVDAAAVARRVRNAGAIFVGAFSPVSLGDYCAGSNHVLPTAGCARHSSGLSVQTFLRGIHVVDYSEAALKDVAGYVITLAEAENLPAHGEAVRRRFGGPEADR; encoded by the coding sequence ATGCCGCGCATCGACCTGCGGGGTGACGAGCTGTCGGTGGCGCGGCTGCGTGCCGTGCTGCCCCGCGGCGGCGTCGACGTCGACTCCGTGCTGCCCACCGTCCGGCCGATCGTCGATGCCGTGGTCGAACGTGGTGCGGAGGCTGCGCTCGAGTACGGCGAGCGCTTCGACGGCCTGCGCCCGGCCGCCGTCCGCGTCCCCGTCGACGCGCTGCACGCCGCCCTGACCGCCCTCGACGGCGACATCCGCGCCGCTCTCGAGGTGTCCATCGAGCGGGCCCGCGCGGTGCACGCCGATCAGCGCCGCACCGACACCACCACCACGCTGGGGCCCGGAGCCACCGTCACCGAACGCTGGGTGCCGGTCGCCCGGGTGGGGCTTTACGTGCCCGGCGGCAACGCGGTCTACCCGTCGAGCGTCGTCATGAACGTGGTGCCCGCGCAGATCGCCGGTGTCGACTCGCTGGTCATCGCCAGCCCGCCCCAACACGATCCCGCCGGGGAGTTCCACGGGTTGCCGCACCCGACGATCCTCGCGGCGGCCGCGCTGCTCGGCGTCGACGAGGTCTGGGCAGTGGGTGGCGCACAAGCCGTCGCGCTGCTCGCCTACGGCGGCACCGACACCGACGGCGGTGCCCTCGCGCCCGTCGACATGATCACCGGGCCGGGCAACATCTACGTCACCGCCGCCAAGCGGATCTGCCGGTCGGCGGTCGGCATCGACGCCGAGGCGGGGCCCACCGAGATCGCGATCCTCGCCGACCACTCCGCGGATCCGGTGCACGTGGCCGCCGATCTGATCAGCCAGGCCGAGCACGACGAGATGGCGGCGTCGGTGCTGGTGACCACCAGCGAGGACCTCGCGGCCGCCGCCGACGCCGAGGTCGCCGCACAGGTCGCCACCACCCGGCACCGCGACCGCGTCACCACCGCCCTCACCGGCCGGCAGTCGGCCATCGTCCTGGTCGACGACGTCGACGCGGGACTGAAGGTGATCGACGCCTACGCCGCCGAACACCTGGAGATCCAAACCGTCGACGCGGCCGCGGTCGCGCGCCGGGTCCGCAACGCCGGCGCCATCTTCGTCGGCGCCTTCTCCCCGGTGAGCCTCGGTGACTACTGCGCGGGGTCCAACCACGTGCTGCCCACGGCCGGGTGCGCACGCCACTCCTCCGGGCTGTCGGTGCAGACGTTCCTGCGGGGCATTCACGTGGTGGACTACAGCGAGGCGGCTCTCAAGGACGTGGCGGGCTACGTGATCACGCTCGCCGAAGCCGAGAACCTCCCCGCGCACGGCGAGGCGGTGCGCCGGCGGTTCGGCGGTCCGGAGGCCGACCGGTGA
- a CDS encoding nitroreductase family deazaflavin-dependent oxidoreductase, giving the protein MSSSSARKDHPNDAPGVPMLIPVWLENFQIKYVNPLLRPLSKRMPGFAVIRHRGRTSGKTYETIVTAYRKDRLLAIGLVHGKTNWVKNVLAAGEADIHVGRQDLHLTNPRVLPAGTHDPALPRIPRMLAKRQGTFVADIA; this is encoded by the coding sequence ATGTCCAGCTCGTCCGCACGCAAGGATCACCCCAACGACGCGCCCGGCGTCCCGATGCTCATCCCGGTCTGGTTGGAGAACTTCCAGATCAAGTACGTCAACCCGCTGCTGCGCCCGCTGTCGAAGCGGATGCCCGGTTTCGCGGTCATCCGCCACCGCGGCCGTACGTCGGGAAAGACCTACGAGACGATCGTCACCGCCTACCGCAAGGACCGCCTGCTCGCGATTGGCCTCGTCCACGGCAAGACGAACTGGGTGAAGAACGTGCTCGCCGCCGGCGAGGCCGACATCCACGTCGGCCGCCAGGACCTGCATCTGACCAATCCCCGCGTCCTTCCCGCCGGTACGCACGACCCGGCGCTGCCTCGAATCCCGCGCATGCTGGCCAAGCGGCAGGGCACGTTCGTCGCCGACATCGCCTGA
- the hisH gene encoding imidazole glycerol phosphate synthase subunit HisH yields MSKRSVVVLDYGSGNLRSAQRALERVGAEVEVTADPAAAAAADGLVVPGVGAYEACMAGLRAIDGEKIIADRLAAGRPVLGVCVGMQILFARGVEFGVESVGCAQWPGAVTQLDAPVIPHMGWNVVEAPAKSTLFRGIDDATRFYFVHSYAAQAWEGDPAAQLTWATHHVRFLAAVEDGALSATQFHPEKSGDAGAALLGNWLEELG; encoded by the coding sequence GTGAGCAAGCGCTCGGTGGTGGTGCTCGACTACGGTTCGGGCAACCTGCGATCGGCGCAGCGTGCGCTGGAGCGGGTCGGCGCCGAGGTCGAGGTGACCGCCGACCCGGCGGCCGCCGCGGCCGCCGACGGATTGGTCGTGCCCGGGGTCGGCGCCTACGAGGCCTGCATGGCCGGGCTGCGGGCCATCGACGGCGAGAAGATCATCGCCGACCGCCTGGCGGCCGGCCGGCCGGTACTGGGCGTGTGCGTCGGCATGCAGATCCTGTTCGCCCGCGGCGTCGAGTTCGGCGTGGAGTCGGTCGGGTGCGCACAGTGGCCGGGTGCGGTCACCCAGCTCGACGCGCCGGTGATCCCGCACATGGGCTGGAACGTCGTGGAGGCCCCGGCGAAGTCGACGCTGTTCCGCGGCATCGACGACGCCACGCGGTTCTACTTCGTCCACTCCTATGCCGCGCAGGCGTGGGAGGGCGACCCCGCCGCGCAGCTGACGTGGGCCACGCACCACGTGCGCTTCCTGGCGGCGGTCGAGGACGGGGCGCTGTCGGCCACGCAGTTCCACCCGGAGAAGAGTGGCGACGCCGGTGCGGCCCTGCTGGGCAATTGGCTCGAGGAACTAGGGTGA